In the genome of Planococcus donghaensis, the window CTATTAATCCCATTAACATTATTACTTATGGGAACGATTCGTGGACCTAATGCGGCTTTACCGGCATTGATAATCGGTTCTGCTCCATTCTATGCACGAATGGTCTTGATCGCGTTAAAAGAAATCGATAAAGGCGTCATTGAAGCCGCTCGTTCCATGGGCGCAACGACGGGCACAATTATTTGGAAAGTCTTATTACCAGAATCGAAACCAGCATTAATCTCTGGTATTACAGTTACGGCTATCGCATTAGTTGGCTATACAGCTATGGCGGGAATTATCGGCGCAGGTGGTCTTGGTACACTTGCTTTCCTAGATGGATTTCAGCGAAGTCGTGAAGACGTCACATTGATGGCAACAATCTTAATTTTAATTATTGTCTTTATCATTCAATATATTGGTGATTTAGTAACAATTAAAGCTGACAAACGGTAAAAACGGAATTTCCGTTCTATACACAAACACACCATAAGGGAGAGATTTAGATGAAGAAATTTGTAGTAGGAACAGCGTTAACAGCATTAGTACTAGCAGGATGCGGCAATGGAAATGGTGGAGCGAGCGAAGAAGAATCTGCAACATTACGCGTAGGAGCTTCTAACGTGCCTCACGCTGAAATTTTAGAAAAAGCGAAACCTATGCTTGAAGAACAAGGAATTGACTTAGAAATCGAAACGTATCAGGATTATATCCTGCCAAATAAAGATTTAGAGTCTGGTGAAATTGATGCCAACTATTTCCAAACTGTGCCTTACTTAGAGACGCAAATAGCTGATAATGGTTATGAGTTTGAAAATGCTGGAGGGATTCACATTGAACCAATCGGTGTTTATTCACAAAAACATGCTTCTCTTGATGAATTACCACAAGATGCAACCATTTTGATGAGCAACTCGGTATCGGAGCAGGGGCGTATTTTATCGCTGCTTGAGGTAGAAGGCTTAATCACATTGGCAGAAGATGTAGATAAAACATCGGCTGAAGTGAGCGATATTGTTGAAAATCCGAAAAATTTACAATTTGAGCCAGACTATGAAGCAGCTTTGCTCGTTCAATTATATGAATCGGGTGAAGGAGATGCAGTCTTGATCAACTCCAACTATGCAATTGATGCTGGCATCAGCCCTTTAGAAGATTCAATTGCAATAGAATCATCTGATTCGCCATATGTAAATATTATTGCTGTACGTGCAGGCGACGAAGATAATGAAAATGTGAAAGCATTAGTTGAAGTGTTAACATCTCAGGAAATCCAAGATTTCATTTTGGAAGAATGGGGCGGCTCAGTAGTACCAGTAGATTGATATGTAGAAAGCATCCTTTGGGATGCTTTTTTATTTGTTTTCAAAACAATAAAAATATTGCGTGTTTTCTTTTAAACCTTACAATAAAACATGGTCTGTGCTATTTTTGAATAATAAAAAAAGAAACAAATGTTCATATGAGGGGGACAGGTACATGAAGTTCAATTTTGGTTTATTGCCGCGTATAGTTGTGGCGATCGTTTTAGGAGTTCTTATTGGTCTAGTTGCACCAGAAAATTTGGTGCGTGTTTTTGCAACATTCACATCGATTTTTGGTAATTTCTTAAACTTTGTTGTTCCACTAATTATTCTTGGATTTATTGCTCCAGGAATTGCGAAATTAGGAAAAGGGTCTGGTAAATTATTAGGAGTTGCTACGGGTATCGCTTATGCGTCCACAATTACGGCTGGTGTGTTAGCATTTTTTGTAGCGACGACTGTATTGCCTAATTTTATGAAGCAAGGATCGTTGAGCAATTTGGAAGATCCGGAACATGCATTAGCATCTTCATTTATTGCACTTGAGATGACACCTGTATTTGGTGTAATGGCTGCCTTGATCTTGGCTTTTCTATTAGGTATCGGTATGGCATCAACAGGAAGCAAAACCATGGCATCGTTTTTTGATGAATTCCAAGCAATTATCGAAAAAACAATCTCATATATCATCATTCCACTTTTACCATTCCATATTTTTGGGATATTTGCCAATATGGCATACGGTGGAGCGGTATTTGAAATCTTGTCGTTATTCGGGATTGTCTTCATCATGATTATCGTTCTTCACTGGACAATGCTAATGCTTCAATATTCAGCGGCAGGTGCGTTAAAAGGAAGAAATCCATTCTCAATTTTAAAAACAATGATGCCTGCTTATTTTACGGCATTAGGAACTCAGTCTTCAGCAGCAACAATTCCGGTCACTTTGCGCCAAGCACGAAAATCTGGAGCAAACGAGCGAGTAACAGATTTTACGGTTCCATTGTTTGCGACAATTCATTTATCAGGGAGCACCATCACATTAGTTTCTTGTGCAATTGGGGTTGTGCTACTAACAGGCGGAGCACCATCCTTCGGTAGTTTCTTCCCATTTATTTTAATGCTAGGCGTCACAATGATTGCGGCACCAGGAGTTCCAGGTGGAGCTGTTATGGCAGCAATCGGTCTGCTGCAAAGTATGCTCGGATTTGACGAGACAATGGTAGCTTTAATGATTGCACTGTATTTGGCACAAGACAGCTTTGGTACTGCTGCTAACGTTACAGGTGATGGTGCATTAGCGCATATTGTAGACCGTTTTACAAATGGCCGTAAAGTTTAAAATAATTGAATCAATCTAAAAGTTGCAGTTATTCCTAAGTGTTGTCCTATTGGTAAATTTTGTGTTACTATAACGATGAATATACACAATAGGAGGGAATTCTATGAAGAAATTGTGGGCAATTGGATTATCCGCTACTTTCTTATTAACCGCGTGTTCTGAAGAAGAAGCAACTGAGCCAAAAGAAACGACAACTAGCACAGAGCCGTCAGATGACACTTCAGAAGTGAAAAAAGAAATGATGAAATTTTACATGGCTATTCCAAACACAATCAATGCTGTAGACGAAGACTTGAATAAGTTTGAAATGGACCAAGCAGAAGAAGCTTTGCCAGAAGGTGAAGAGTTGCAAGCAATGAAAGACGCTGCTATAGCTTCTGCAAACGAGGCAGCTAATGCAGTTGAATCATTAGAAATTCCAGAAACATTAAAAGATCAAGAAGAACAACTCACTTCAGCATTTGCGTCTATGCGTGAATCATATGAACTAAAAGCTGAAGAATTAACAAAAGAATCCCCTTCATTTGAAGAAGCCAATGAAAAATTCAACGAAGCGGATGCTCAGTTAAATGAATTACTTGAAGAACTAGAATTAGCGGCATCAAGCATTTATAACGAAGTTTCACAGTAATAGTTAACCCTTTGACGTTTAGTCGTCAAAGGGTTTTTTTTCTTAAGTAGATATCCAACAATAGTTCTATTTTCAGATTAATTAGATAATTCGGGTGTTTATTTCAACATTAATGGGGTATACTAACAACTGTAAATAATAAAACCTAAGATTGAAAGGAATGGTTCATTATTGAATCGAACGGAATAGACAAGACAGAGAAGATGGAACAAGCATTTAGAAATGCACATGGTTTTGGAATTGATGAGTATCAAAATGATACTGCCAAAATTGTTGAAGTAGAACAGCGTCGGGAACAAGATTATCAGCTAGGCCAAAAAGTAGCCAGCAAGCTCGAACAGCAAGTTCATCGTGACTAAATTTCGCATATAAGAGAGTAAAACCAGCATCTAAGGATGCTGGTTTTTTATTGATATAAATTCTCAATTAGTATTCTTTTATTGAAAATATAAAAGCATAATAGATATCCGCTCCAACTTTTGTAAATAAGTGAGAAATCCAGTAATCTAAATTGTTTTACCTTCGTTTTTGAAGTGGTTTAATGATTTGCCAGTAAGGTGAATATGGGTTAAGATTAGAATGATACTAATTAAGGATGGTCCGCCATCCCAATATTAACTTTATGGAGGTATATACATGTCAACTTTGGTCATTAAAGATTTACACGTTAAAATCGAAGACAAAGAGATTTTAAAGGGTGTAGACTTAACAATTAATACAGGTGAAATTCACGCAATTATGGGACCTAACGGTACTGGTAAATCTACATTAGCATCAGCTATCATGGGTCATCCTAAATATGAAGTAACTCAAGGAACAATTACGCTAGACGGTGAAGATGTTCTTGAGATGGAAGTTGACGAACGCGCTCGCGCTGGTCTTTTCCTAGGAATGCAATACCCAAGCGAAATTTCTGGCGTAACTAACGCTGACTTTATGCGTTCTGCTATGAATGCACGTCGCGAAGAAGGCGATGAAGTGTCATTGATGAAATTTATCCGTGAACTAGACAGCAAAATGGAAGTTCTGGATATGGAACAAGAAATGGCACAACGTTACTTGAACGAAGGCTTCTCAGGTGGAGAAAAGAAACGTAACGAAATTTTACAGCTTATGATGATCAAGCCAAAAATCGCTGTTCTAGACGAAATTGACTCTGGACTTGATATTGATGCATTGAAAGTTGTTTCAGAAGGCATCAACCAAATGAGAAGCGAAAATTTTGGTTGCCTTATTATCACTCACTACCAACGCCTACTAAACTACATTACTCCTGACCACGTTCATGTAATGATGCAAGGACGCGTTGTTAAATCAGGTGGGGAAGAACTTTCTCACAAACTTGAAGCTGAAGGCTATGACTGGATCAAAGCTGAACTTGGTATTGAAGACGAGACTGTAGGACAAGCATAATTGAAGGGAGAGACTAGCATGACGGTTGAAACAAATTTAAAAATGACCGAGCAGGACGTGCGCTCCTTTTCAGAAATGAATGGTGAACCTTCATGGTTTACTGAGCTTCGTCTTCGTTCGTTTGGTGAAGCGCAAAGCTTGCCACTACCGAAACCAGATAAAACAAAAATTCTTAGCTGGAACTTTACTGATTTTCCAGTGCATGCGGTTGAAAGTGAAAAATTTGAATCGCTTGAAGATTTAACAGAAGATGTTAAAGCTATCGTAGATTTAGAACAAAAAAATCTTTATATCCAACACAATAATACACCTGCATTTTCTCGTGTTTCTGAAGATCTTGCAGCACAAGGTGTTATTTTAACGGATATTTTTACAGCTTTACGTGAACATGGTGATTTAGTCAAAAAATACTTTATGACTAATGGCGTGAAAACAGACGAGCATAAATTGACGGCGCTAAACGCTGCGTTAATGAACGGTGGCGCATTCCTTTACGTGCCGAAAAACGTTGTTGTTGAAGAACCTGTGCAAGTGGTTTTCTATCATGACGATGCAGAAGCGTCATTGTTTAACCATGTAATTGTTGTTGCGGATACAAGCAGTAAAGTAACGTATGTAGAAAACTATTATTCTACAGTTCCACATGCAAATGGTTTAGCGAATATCGTTTCAGAAGTTTTTGCTGAAGATAACGCTCAAATTACGTACGGTGCAGTAGATACGCTAGCAGAAGGGTTTATTACGTATGTAAACCGCCGTGGCGTTGCAGCACGCGATGCACGCATTGAATGGGCTCTAGGCATGATGAATGATAGCGATACAATTTCTGAAAATACAACACACTTGATCGGCGATAATTCTTTCGGCGACACGAAAAGTGTTGTCGTTGGACGAGGGTCCCAAAAACAAAACTTCACAACGCAAGTTGTTCATTGGGGCAAAGATTCAGAAGGATTTATTTTGAAGCATGGTGTTATGAAAGACTCAGCTTCTTCTATTTTTAACGGCATTGGCAAAATTGAACATGGTGCAACAAGATCTAACGCAGTACAAGAATCACGCGTATTGATGTTAAGTGAAAAAGCACGTGGCGATGCAAACCCGATTCTTCTAATCGATGAAGATGATGTAACTGCAGGACATGCAGCATCAGTTGGTCGCGTAGATCCACTTCAATTGTATTATTTGATGAGCCGCGGTATTACAAAACAGGAAGCTGAACGTCTTGTTATTCACGGTTTCTTGGCACCAGTAGTCCGAGTGTTGCCAATCGAAGGCGTCAAAAAGCAATTGACGGAGGTTATCGAAAGGAAAGTCCGCTAATGATCAACAAAGAGATAAAAAGCTATTTTCCAATACTCAACCAAGAAATAAATGGTCACCCACTGGTTT includes:
- a CDS encoding methionine ABC transporter permease, which gives rise to MIESLFPNVDWENMWEATLETLYMTAISTLFTFIIGLALGILLFLTAPKQLWANKVVNWLTGAFVNIFRSIPFIILIILLIPLTLLLMGTIRGPNAALPALIIGSAPFYARMVLIALKEIDKGVIEAARSMGATTGTIIWKVLLPESKPALISGITVTAIALVGYTAMAGIIGAGGLGTLAFLDGFQRSREDVTLMATILILIIVFIIQYIGDLVTIKADKR
- the sufD gene encoding Fe-S cluster assembly protein SufD, giving the protein MTVETNLKMTEQDVRSFSEMNGEPSWFTELRLRSFGEAQSLPLPKPDKTKILSWNFTDFPVHAVESEKFESLEDLTEDVKAIVDLEQKNLYIQHNNTPAFSRVSEDLAAQGVILTDIFTALREHGDLVKKYFMTNGVKTDEHKLTALNAALMNGGAFLYVPKNVVVEEPVQVVFYHDDAEASLFNHVIVVADTSSKVTYVENYYSTVPHANGLANIVSEVFAEDNAQITYGAVDTLAEGFITYVNRRGVAARDARIEWALGMMNDSDTISENTTHLIGDNSFGDTKSVVVGRGSQKQNFTTQVVHWGKDSEGFILKHGVMKDSASSIFNGIGKIEHGATRSNAVQESRVLMLSEKARGDANPILLIDEDDVTAGHAASVGRVDPLQLYYLMSRGITKQEAERLVIHGFLAPVVRVLPIEGVKKQLTEVIERKVR
- a CDS encoding dicarboxylate/amino acid:cation symporter — translated: MKFNFGLLPRIVVAIVLGVLIGLVAPENLVRVFATFTSIFGNFLNFVVPLIILGFIAPGIAKLGKGSGKLLGVATGIAYASTITAGVLAFFVATTVLPNFMKQGSLSNLEDPEHALASSFIALEMTPVFGVMAALILAFLLGIGMASTGSKTMASFFDEFQAIIEKTISYIIIPLLPFHIFGIFANMAYGGAVFEILSLFGIVFIMIIVLHWTMLMLQYSAAGALKGRNPFSILKTMMPAYFTALGTQSSAATIPVTLRQARKSGANERVTDFTVPLFATIHLSGSTITLVSCAIGVVLLTGGAPSFGSFFPFILMLGVTMIAAPGVPGGAVMAAIGLLQSMLGFDETMVALMIALYLAQDSFGTAANVTGDGALAHIVDRFTNGRKV
- the sufC gene encoding Fe-S cluster assembly ATPase SufC is translated as MYMSTLVIKDLHVKIEDKEILKGVDLTINTGEIHAIMGPNGTGKSTLASAIMGHPKYEVTQGTITLDGEDVLEMEVDERARAGLFLGMQYPSEISGVTNADFMRSAMNARREEGDEVSLMKFIRELDSKMEVLDMEQEMAQRYLNEGFSGGEKKRNEILQLMMIKPKIAVLDEIDSGLDIDALKVVSEGINQMRSENFGCLIITHYQRLLNYITPDHVHVMMQGRVVKSGGEELSHKLEAEGYDWIKAELGIEDETVGQA
- a CDS encoding MetQ/NlpA family ABC transporter substrate-binding protein, which produces MKKFVVGTALTALVLAGCGNGNGGASEEESATLRVGASNVPHAEILEKAKPMLEEQGIDLEIETYQDYILPNKDLESGEIDANYFQTVPYLETQIADNGYEFENAGGIHIEPIGVYSQKHASLDELPQDATILMSNSVSEQGRILSLLEVEGLITLAEDVDKTSAEVSDIVENPKNLQFEPDYEAALLVQLYESGEGDAVLINSNYAIDAGISPLEDSIAIESSDSPYVNIIAVRAGDEDNENVKALVEVLTSQEIQDFILEEWGGSVVPVD